Within Runella rosea, the genomic segment AAAATGGATTTTCGGTTAAACATGACCCCCGATGCCTATTGCGAAATCCAATTTGACCGCCAAACGGGCGATGCCATCAAAGCTTACGGACGCGGGTTGATTAACCTTAAAATAGATACGCGCGGCGATTTTAACATGAACGGTGCCTACGAAATTCAAAACGGTGACTACCTCTTTACCCTCCAAAACGTTATCAATAAGAAGTTTCAAATTCAGAAAGGAAGTCGCATTTCCTGGACTGGCGACCCCTACGGTGCCACCCTTGACGTAAAAGCAAGCTATATAACCAATGCACTGTTGGCACCATTGTTTCAATCAAGTAATACCACATCCAGCGACTTAGCCTCCAGACGTTACCCAGTTGAAGTAACTATTGCGCTGAATGAAAAAATGCTCACTCCGCAAATTTCTTACGGAATCAAATTCAAAGAATATCCTTCGACTCGCTCGTTTGAAATCACGGCCGTAGAAGAGCGCCTCAAGCGCGATGAGCAGTACCTGTCGCAGCAGGTGAGTAGTATGCTGCTCTTCGGGCAGTTGATTTCCGACCAAAACAACATTTTGTTGCAATCAGCCTCGGGGCTGACCAACAGCCTCAGCGAAATGGTCACGAGCCAATTGAGCAAATGGGGCTCATCCATCAATGAAAACTTAGAACTGGGCGTTTCGGGATTGAACCTTAACTTCAATGAAGCCAACCCCAACGCTATCAACAACCTTCAATTGCGGTTTTCGTACCGATTCTTGAACGACCGATTCCGCATCACCCGCGACGGGCGGCTCTCTTACGGCCAAAACCAATACGATGCCACGAGTTTACTATTGGACTGGACCCTCGAATATTGGCTCACCGACGACGGAAGCCAACGCCTCCGAATGTATAACCGCAATATTCAGAATCAAATCATCTCCAGCGGCCCCAATGCCATTTCGTACGGAGCGAGTTATCTGTTTACGCGCAGTTTCAACAATTTCAGATTCTTTGGCCCCAAAACATCCCGTCCTGAATCTACCCCACCCCCGACGCCTACCCCCAAAACCAACTCTGGGCGCTTAACGACCTACCGTAATTTAGAGGAACTTAAGAATTGATTTTCCCTTTTGCCATCCAATAATACAACAACGGAATCAGCGTCCAAGATGCCGCTACGCCCACGGTCATTCCGCCGATCACGGTCAGGGCTAAGGGTCGTTGAAGTTCGGCCCCCAATCCCCCCGAAAACAGAACGGGCAGCAATCCTAAGATGGTGGTCAGGTAGGTCATCAATTGCGATTTTAGACGGCGCTTGCCCGACAGTCGAATTGCCTCGACAAGCCCTAAGTGTTCGCGTTCGCGGTTCATGGTGTCTATTTTCAAAATGGAATCGTTATCAATCAACCCAATCAAAACCACCAAACCAATCACCGCCAAGGCATTGAGACTTTCGCCAAATAGCGTCAAGGTAAGCAGCGCCCCCGCAATGCCCAACAGAGCCGTCAGCATCACGATCAGGGGTTGGAGCAATGACTCAAATTGCGCCGTCAGAATACAAAACAACAACGCCACGGCAATCAGCACCACCCACGCCAATTCTTCTAAATACCCAATATTTCGGAAATAGTCACCCGTAAGTCGGTAATTTAAGGCTGTCTCGGGCCTAAGTATTTCTTCAATTTTAGGTAACAAAGAGGGAATTTGACGATTTACCACGTCTAAATTTACGGGTAAATAGGCTCCGTCTTTGCCCGTATGAAAAAGGCGATAATCGTCTACAAAACGCATTTCTACCAATTCCCGCAACGGAATTAATTGGTTTTGACGGTTGGGAACAAACGCCGTTTGCAAAACACTTTGAAGGCCCGTTGGGTGTTGCGTGGCCAACACAATGGGTACAAACTTTTGCTCTGATTGTAGCTGCCCAATCTGATTTTCATTAAACAACGTTTTGAGACTTTGGAAGGCCTGTTCAGCAGTGACTCCATACAAAAGCAGTTGCTCTTCGCGCAGGCTCACCGCCAAACGCTTTTGGTACCCCACGGGATTCGTTTTAAATCCTTTCCCTTCCAAACGTCGAAGGGCGTCGGTGGCCTGCTGGGGAGTAGGAACGTCTTGGTTTTGTGTACTGAAGAGACGAATTTGCAGCGGAGGCTGGAGACTGCCAAAAAGCTGTTCAAACACATTCCTCGCTGGACGCACTTCCACCACAGCATTGGGATAGGTCTGACGAATCTTTGCAGAAAGCAGAGATGACAACCGTTGATAGCTTTGATGATCCGCCACTTTGATACTGAGCGTTGCCTGACTGAACGATTGCTGCAACTGCTGATTGAGCAAAAACTGCTGCTGTCCCACGTACGCGCTCACGTACACGGGGGCGGAGGCAAACGGTTCGCCGCGCGGCCCCGCCCCTACATTGATTAATTTTGCAATGCGTTGTTCGTTTTGGCTGACACTCAGCGGCTCATTCCAATCAATCTTTACCTCCAATTCACTGCGACTGATGGCAGGCATACCGCGTTTTTCAAGTCCCTGCCCTACCCAAACGGCACTGCCCAGCAACCCAACCACAAGCACCCAAGCCACTTTTCGGAAGCGAAAAGCTACATCAAAAGTGCGGTTGTACACCTTTTCAATGCGACGCATTAGCCATGTTTCGTTCGCCATTTGTTTGCCTTCCTTTTTTGATTTCAGAAAAACCAACCGATACAGAACGGGAATCAGCGTATAGGAAGTCAGCAACGATACCGCCAAGGCGAGCGACACCGACACCGCTTGGTCAAAAAACAACGCCCCCGCCAAACCGCTTAAAAACACCAACGGCAGAAAAACAGCCGAATTGGTCAGTACGGACGTAAACAACGGGCGAATCACTTCTTCCGTCCCGTCTATACAAGCTTCGTCGAGCAAGAAACCCTGTTCTCTTTTTTCTTCAATGTTTTCAATCAGGATAATGGCGCTATCGATAATTTCGCCAATGCCCAGCACCAATCCCGCCAACGATACAATATTGATGCTCAGTCCCAACAGATAAAACCCCAAAAAAGTAACACTCAACGAAACAGGAATGACAATTCCAATCAAAACGGGTACGCGCGGATTGGGTAGAAAGAAAAAAATCATGACGAACGTCAGCAAGGCCCCCGTAAGGATGTTGCTGACGAGGTTATTGATGGAGACGTCCAGCAGTTCGGTTTGGTCTTGCGAAAGGGTAAAGGCCAGATCGGGGTAGTCATTCCGAAATTGAGTCAGCAGTTCATCCAACTTTATCCGCATTTGCAGCAGTTGAGCGTCAGATTGTTTAATAATGGCCAGCCCCACCGCCCGTTGCCCATTGAAGGTATACAGGCCGCGCTGCTGCTGTTCCTGAATGGACACATTCACCAGTTCGCCCAGGCGTATCAATCGCCCCGCTGCCAAGGCCAGTGAACCATTTGCCGAGTTCTGCGGGGGCACAGAACTATCGTCTAAGGGCTGTGTCCCCACAGCCTTTTCTGAACCACCCACCCGAAACGTAATATTCTCAATGTCTTGCGGAGTACGCAGCACTGACGAAAACCGAATGTTGTACTGATATTGTCCGTCTTTGACCGCCACATTGCCAAGGTTGATGTTGTTTTGGCGCAGTAATTCCGCGATCTGCGCTTCCGTAATTCCCAAACTCTGCATTTTGTTGCGGTCGGCACTAACCACCACTTCGGGCAAGGCCAATCCCGTAGCATCCACCAGCGCCACTTCGGGCAACTGCTCGATGCGCCGTTTGAGGACGTTTTGGCAGAAATCGGAAAGTTCAACCTCACCGCCAAGCCCCCCGTGGGTACTTAGCTCCCCCTTTGGGAGCCGGGGGGCTACATTCAACTGAAACACGGCAATATCACCCGCACCTGCTTTGATGACTTTGGGGCGCTCCATGTCGCGCGGAAACTGTGAAAGGATACCGTCGATTTTTTCGTTGGTTTCCAAGTACGCGAGCCGCACATCGGTGCCAAAATCAAAACGTAGTTTTAG encodes:
- a CDS encoding efflux RND transporter permease subunit; this translates as MTRFLLHRPVAVLITALALSVLGVVVFRLLPVSLLPDIPVPEITVQVSYPNAAARELQQAVVLPLKNQLLQVNHLEDVEATTQDGFSVLKLRFDFGTDVRLAYLETNEKIDGILSQFPRDMERPKVIKAGAGDIAVFQLNVAPRLPKGELSTHGGLGGEVELSDFCQNVLKRRIEQLPEVALVDATGLALPEVVVSADRNKMQSLGITEAQIAELLRQNNINLGNVAVKDGQYQYNIRFSSVLRTPQDIENITFRVGGSEKAVGTQPLDDSSVPPQNSANGSLALAAGRLIRLGELVNVSIQEQQQRGLYTFNGQRAVGLAIIKQSDAQLLQMRIKLDELLTQFRNDYPDLAFTLSQDQTELLDVSINNLVSNILTGALLTFVMIFFFLPNPRVPVLIGIVIPVSLSVTFLGFYLLGLSINIVSLAGLVLGIGEIIDSAIILIENIEEKREQGFLLDEACIDGTEEVIRPLFTSVLTNSAVFLPLVFLSGLAGALFFDQAVSVSLALAVSLLTSYTLIPVLYRLVFLKSKKEGKQMANETWLMRRIEKVYNRTFDVAFRFRKVAWVLVVGLLGSAVWVGQGLEKRGMPAISRSELEVKIDWNEPLSVSQNEQRIAKLINVGAGPRGEPFASAPVYVSAYVGQQQFLLNQQLQQSFSQATLSIKVADHQSYQRLSSLLSAKIRQTYPNAVVEVRPARNVFEQLFGSLQPPLQIRLFSTQNQDVPTPQQATDALRRLEGKGFKTNPVGYQKRLAVSLREEQLLLYGVTAEQAFQSLKTLFNENQIGQLQSEQKFVPIVLATQHPTGLQSVLQTAFVPNRQNQLIPLRELVEMRFVDDYRLFHTGKDGAYLPVNLDVVNRQIPSLLPKIEEILRPETALNYRLTGDYFRNIGYLEELAWVVLIAVALLFCILTAQFESLLQPLIVMLTALLGIAGALLTLTLFGESLNALAVIGLVVLIGLIDNDSILKIDTMNREREHLGLVEAIRLSGKRRLKSQLMTYLTTILGLLPVLFSGGLGAELQRPLALTVIGGMTVGVAASWTLIPLLYYWMAKGKINS